The following are encoded together in the Pithys albifrons albifrons isolate INPA30051 chromosome 5, PitAlb_v1, whole genome shotgun sequence genome:
- the LOC139672348 gene encoding probable ATP-dependent RNA helicase DDX60: MPESRSVMDSAEDNFKKVVHVDANESNGSGCSGHKKIGFIATKEDEDGGSTSDSDEMHKISNKMETTVLRMFKEEEDREKEVKDIDTSTIEEVTQQPSQTEDKDFRIVQCRDMRKYLGFLKCLRLNIWTFLSKAQYVSLLKDVVESEFFVIDGDSMLLMFIDKKTQYLNFFYQIECFLQDFTEKGAKYVITFFKDAEQMYFQYPHFLFLRTALIEHLRRNTSITVHTEFFNCLSSKWEIFLKESYPYFIIVSDTGLTPCQRDFLSILIAHSLSKKINVVLASGLEYDIIRVYGYHVQNAYEHRLFFQKYEQDLQCACENLVRYKEPLICLYEHLKLNLKSIQKEVCQAIHLLKQLWPGGSDIRRVVCVLACAVGLKIYNTMLGDADTPIEANGVKSARRRSEPLSAEEAADLCRMQCLAVTFLLHMPLSQRAQIRNMKFCWTKQVLPLVKMQQLCMHFALVELCDTKDWKLDLTCLPDLNDDSLVINLAHYYEVEYTKGLEFQKDLGKEVENDYQLLWATVKKLSAIYSFGDAFPVRKTSQVFLEQERTVASRDCKVYEEEIPNIGLIPVKSDLVQIYAGDVLKDLPVLKCNDPAITSLTKTKEYDELHHWHSDRPLTEEYERVSHSANDPKERRELQKLQTFRYLYGSTLDNSPSKLIVCQADVSGNAKAAVKKAQKKHKSKAEIITEENKRRLEAKEEEKEQEKWQALCETTVKKIKENQTVGINALEKFLKTLKSRSVKFSVEMTALSACLQAWKEHCREQGNKSKDLSKAVQAMRRIHILLEKYRDLMEEPHLQKLTKYLKLLGFENLACSLSGQTGESSKQNRSKYAIKVGSARFQLQYMDCYLLREERNDPDPRVQHFIPDAWQRELLDAVDNNESAVIVAPTSSGKTYASYYCMEKVLKMSNEAVLVYVAPTKALVNQVAGTVYSRFTKSLPDGLALCGVFTRDYHNDVLNSQILVTVPQCLEILMLSPRCQKWTQRIKYVIFDEIHCLGGEIGAEVWEHLLVTIRCPFLALSATVSDPEHLTEWLQSVKRYWQLAENKIERSSTNSENFTKKCKAKSKVQEQKKSYRVRLVLYEERCNDLEKYVCSLKGSDFTIEHYHPCGALTVNHMENYGIPSDLSLSPRESIQLYDTMAKVWQQWPRAQELDPEEFLSFKNKVVIKKTDARKYEQELKKELSKWIALGQRQKVNEVLEHLKPKPVEFSEQDKWKHFANFVEKLHEMDKLPAIFFILNIHSVEHAALTVFFNLLKKQKTVHSPDPGREKEHFREELRKVTKMLKKYPEDTKKLSPGKMQNMELLMTKKKQLEMRLKKLTTIPSVCTYADYKAVDEDTLSKIFHRLRFERRGYLQQMMARRGIGYHHGSMTTKERQTVEMLFRLGYIKVVTATSSLALGINMPCKSVVFAEDSVFLDALNYRQMSGRAGRRGQDIIGNVFFYDIPLPKVERLIKSNIPQLKGQFPLTISLILRLMLLAAKADDRADAKAKALSVLKHSLMSFGKKRHAEMLKIYFMFSLQFLIKEGYLDQECNPRGFAGLVTHLHYYEPSNFVLVSFLVKGLFHKLCKPIKGSTVFSEDVLEKLVLILANLFGRKYLPACAMKYKFKFSQSKVFLEDLPEEFEDAVNEYNTKVQENFAHFLLTTAKLADMEKEYKLPLSQTDFTSQNWHGSQLASYLMDNTKRISAISPFACLSGVVDNDLFHEDIVNKAVLRSLGINITNCPLLYLNKYDYQRRRRPLNAYALDFYKHGSLVTLTIDNWLNEGEAYYALKDFSLLIKAIGTSLSELCDDPNDNVLLAFKQLGENYEEKLKCAT; this comes from the exons ATGCCAGAATCAAGATCTGTGATGGATTCTGCAGAAGATAATTTCAAGAAAGTTGTTCATGTAGATGCAAATGAGAGTAATGGCAGTGGGTGTAGTGGCCATAAGAAAATAGGCTTCATTGCAACAAAGGAAGATGAAGACGGAGGGAGTACAAGTGACAGTGATGAGATGCATAAGATCAGTAACAAAATGGAAACCACTGTTCTTCGGATGTTTaaggaagaggaggatagaGAAAAAGAAGTCAAAGACATAGATACCAGTACCATTGAAGAAGTGACACAGCAACCATCACAAACTGAAGACAAAGATTTCAGAATTGTCCAGTGTCGGG ACATGAGAAAATATCTTGGATTTCTGAAGTGCTTGAGGCTAAACATTTGGACGTTCCTATCAAAAGCTCA atatgTCAGTCTGTTAAAAGACGTTGTTGAGTCTGAATTCTTTGTGATAGATGGGGATTCCATGCTACTTATGTTTATAGATAAGAAAACACAGTATCTAAACTTCTTCTACCAAATTGAATGCTTTCTGCAGGATTTCACTGAAAAAGGAGCAAAATACGTCATTACTTTCTTCAAG GATGCAGAACAGATGTACTTTCAGTatcctcattttcttttcttacgTACTGCATTGATCGAACACCTCAGACGTAATACAAGCATCACTGTTCATACAGAATTTTTCAATTGTTTGTCATCCAAATGGGAGATTTTCCTGAAGGAAAGCTATCCTTACTTCATCATTGTATCTGACACAGGACTGACCCCTTGCCAAAGAGACTTTTTGTCTATTTTAATTGCTCATTCATTGTCAAAGAAAATCAATGTTGTGCTTGCTTCAGGACTGGAGTATGATATCATTAGAGTTTATGGATATCATGTTCAGAATGCATATGAACACAGACTGTTTTTTCAAAAG tATGAACAAGATCTGCAATGCGCCTGTGAAAACCTAGTCAGGTACAAAGAACCGCTCATATGTCTATATGAACATCTCAAACTGAACCTGAAAAGCATACAAAAAGAG GTTTGCCAGGCTATTCATTTGTTGAAACAACTGTGGCCCGGAGGATCTGACATTCGCCGTGTGGTCTGTGTTCTTGCTTGTGCTGTGGGATTAAAAATATACAACACCATGCTGGGAGATGCAGATACTCCCATCGAAGCTAATGGAGTGAAATCAGCAAGA AGAAGAAGTGAACCCCTATCTGCAGAAGAAGCAGCTGACCTTTGCAGAATGCAATGTCTTGCAGTGACATTTCTTCTTCATATGCCTCTTTCCCAGAGAGCTCAGATTAGGAACATGAAATTCTGCTGGACGAAGCAAGTTTTACCACTGGTAAAAATG CAACAGTTGTGTATGCATTTTGCCCTGGTAGAGCTGTGTGATACAAAAGATTGGAAACTGGATTTAACTTGCCTGCCTGATTTAAATGATGATTCACTGGTCATAAATCTTGCACATTACTATGAAGTCGAATACACTAAAG GATTAGAATTCCAAAAGGATTTGGGGAAAGAAGTGGAGAATGACTACCAACTTTTGTGGGCCACTGTAAAGAAATTGTCTGCGATATACAGTTTTGGAGATGCTTTCCCAGTACGAAAAACATCCCAAGTATTTCTTGAACAGGAGCGGACTGTTGCCAGCAGAG actgtAAAGTCTATGAAGAAGAAATTCCTAACATTGGACTAATCCCAGTGAAATCTGATCTTGTTCAAATTTATGCTGGAGATGTTTTGAAAGACCTACCTGTTTTAAAATG cAATGACCCTGCAATTACTTCACTTACTAAAACCAAGGAATATGATGAACTTCATCACTGGCATTCTGACAGACCTTTGACTGAGGAATATGAGCGAGTATCACACAGTGCTAATG AtccaaaagaaagaagagaactACAGAAGTTACAGACTTTTCGCTACCTTTATGGAAGCACTCTGGATAACAGTCCTTCAAAACTTATTGTATGTCAAGCAGATGTGTCAGGGAATGCTAAAGCTGCAGtcaaaaaggcacaaaaaaagCAT AAAAGTAAAGCGGAAATaattacagaggaaaacaaaaggcgGCTAGAAGctaaggaagaggaaaaagaacaggaaaagtgGCAAGCTTTATGTGAGACaactgtaaagaaaataaaagaaaaccagactgTTGGAATAAATGCTTTGGAGAAGTTTCTCAAGACCCTTAAAAGTAGATCTGTGAAGTTCAGTGTAGAAATGACAGCACTATCAGCCTGTTTACAAGCGTGGAAGGAACACTGCAGAGAACAAG gaaacaaatctAAAGATTTAAGTAAAGCTGTTCAAGCCATGAGGAGAATTCATATCCTCCTTGAAAAATATCGAGATCTAATGGAGGAACCACATCTGCAAAAGCTGACTAAGTATTTGAAACTCCTTGGATTTGAGAATCTGGCATGCTCTCTCTCTGGCCAG ACAGGAGAAAGTAGTAAACAGAATAGAAGCAAATATGCTATCAAAGTGGGTTCAGCTCGCTTTCAGCTACAATACATGGATTGTTACTTgctcagagaagagagaaatgatCCAGATCCCCGAGTGCAACATTTCATACCAGATGCATGGCAG CGAGAACTTCTTGATGCTGTAGATAATAATGAGTCTGCGGTGATTGTTGCTCCCACTTCCTCAGGGAAAACATATGCATCATATTATTGCATGGAAAAAGTTCTGAAAATGAGCAATGAAGCAGTACTTGTGTATGTTGCTCCTACAAAG GCCCTTGTAAACCAAGTGGCGGGAACCGTATACAGTCGATTCACCAAGAGTCTTCCAGATGGATTGGCACTGTGTGGAGTCTTCACACGAGATTATCACAATGATGTCCTGAATTCTCAG ATACTAGTGACAGTGCCTCAATGCTTAGAAATCTTGATGCTGTCTCCTCGTTGCCAGAAATGGACCCAACGaataaaatatgttatttttgaTGAG ATCCATTGTCTTGGCGGTGAAATTGGAGCAGAGGTTTGGGAACATCTTCTGGTAACAATTCGATGTCCATTTTTGGCCCTCTCTGCTACTGTCAGTGACCCAGAACACCTAACTGA GTGGTTACAATCTGTGAAAAGGTATTGGCAACTTGCTGagaataaaatagaaagaagCTCTACAAACTCTGAAAACTTTACAAAAAAATGTAAAGCGAAATCTAAAGTacaagaacaaaagaaatcGTATCGTGTTAGACTAG TCTTGTATGAAGAAAGATGCAATGATTTGGAAAAGTACGTGTGTTCTCTAAAGGGCAGTGATTTTACAATTGAACATTATCATCCATGTGGTGCATTAACAGTCAATCAT ATGGAGAACTACGGTATTCCTTCAGATCTTTCTCTATCTCCACGAGAGAGCATCCAGCTTTATGACACAATGGCAAAAGTCTGGCAACAGTGGCCAAGGGCACAG GAGCTAGATCCTGAGGAGTTTCTCTCTTTCAAGAATAAAGTAGTAATAAAAAAGACAGATGCAAGGAAATATGAACAGGAACTGAAGAAAGAACTGAGCAAATGGATTGCGCTTGGCCAAAGACAGAAG GTAAACGAAGTACTGGAGCACCTTAAACCAAAGCCTGTGGAATTCTCAGAACAGGACAAGTGGAAGCATTTTGCAAACTTTGTTGAGAAATTACATGAGATGGATAAGTTGCCTGCCATATTTTTTAT ATTAAACATCCATTCAGTGGAACATGCAGCTCTGACTGTATTCTTCAATTtgctgaaaaaacaaaaaactgtaCACAGTCCAGATcctggaagggaaaaagaacatttcaggGAAGAACTAAGAAAAGTGAccaaaatgctaaaaaaatacCCTGA GGATACCAAAAAGTTGAGCCCTGGTAAAATGCAAAACATGGAACTTCTTATGACTAAAAAGAAACAGTTAGAAATGAGACTTAAAAAACTAACTACTATCCCTTCTGTGTGTACTTATGCTGATTATAAAGCAGTGGATGAAGAT aCTTTGAGTAAGATTTTTCATCGTCTTAGATTTGAGAGAAGAGGTTATCTGCAGCAAATGATGGCACGGAGGGGAATTGGTTATCATCATGGATCTATGACTACTAAAGAAAGACAAACAGTGGAGATGCTTTTCAGGCTGGGATATATCAAG GTAGTCACAGCTACTTCATCCCTTGCTCTAGGAATCAACATGCCATGTAAATCTGTTGTCTTTGCTGAAGATTCTGTCTTTTTAGATGCCTTAAATTACAGACAG atGTCAGGACGTGCTGGAAGACGGGGACAAGATATTATTGGAAATGTGTTCTTCTATGACATCCCATTGCCCAAAGTTGAAAGACTTATCAAATCCAACATACCTCAGCTGAAAGGCCAGTTTCCTCTGACTATTTCCTTAATATTGAGACTCATGCTGTTGGCTGCAAAGGCTGATGACAGAGCAGATGCTAAAGCAaag GCTTTGTCAGTGTTGAAGCATTCATTGATGTCATTcggaaaaaaaagacatgctgaaatgttaaaaatttattttatgttttccttgCAATTTCTTATCAAAGAG GGCTACTTAGATCAAGAATGTAACCCCAGAGGATTTGCTGGACTTGTGACACACTTGCACTATTATGAACCTTCAAATTTTGTTTTAGTGAGCTTTCTTGTGAAAGGTTTATTCCACAAATTGTGCAAGCCAATTAAAG GCTCAACTGTTTTTTCAGAAGATGTCCTGGAAAAGCTAGTTCTCATTCTAGCAAACTTATTTGGGAGAAAGTatcttccagcctgtgcaaTGAAATACAAATTCAAATTTTCCCAGTCAAAG GTCTTCCTAGAGGATCTGCCAGAAGAATTTGAAGATGCTGTAAATGAATACAACACTAAAGTGCAGGAAaattttgctcattttcttcTGACAACTGCCAAATTGGCTGATATGGAAAAAGAATACAAACTTCCACTGTCACAGACAG ATTTTACATCTCAGAATTGGCATGGCTCTCAACTAGCATCTTATTTGATGGACAACACCAAAAGAATATCTGCTATCTCACCTTTTGCATGTTTATCTGGAGTGGTTGATAACGATCTATTTCATGAGGACATTGTTAATAAA gcTGTCTTACGTTCTCTTGGAATTAATATCACAAACTGCCCCCTGCTTTATTTGAACAAGTATGACTATCAGAGAAGGAGGAGGCCACTCAATGCATATGCACTGGACTTTTATAAGCATGGTTCCTTGGTTACACTGACAATTGATAACTG